TGGCAAGTGCGCCAGCATGAACCGTGTGGTGTTTTTTTTTGAAGCTGGCATTGTATGCCGGCTGCTGGCATGGTGTCGGCATGAACTTTGGGCGACAACATGGCCGCTGTCTTGATCTACGGCCGCGGGCCTTTTCAAATGTGTGCACGGACATGAAATGGGTCGCGGGCGTTGGGCGCACTGCGGACCCAAATGTTAAACAGGGCTGACGCCGAGCGGGCgggcgacccaaacggacaaaaagcaaacaaaagcgccttccgtttgggtcggcgcgttggagttgctctgaACCAACCACTCGTGTGTTTGTTTCAGATTCAAAGTTACACACATGCATGCTTACTGGACCAAAGACCTAGGCATAGCATGGCAGTACAAGGCCCCGTGATACAGTGTTGTAAAAGTAAAACCATTAGAGAGTTGAAAAAAAGTAGTATTCCTTTACAGTGTGCAAGAAAAGGTAATTTTATGTGATATTAGTCTTTAAACGTGTAACAAAGAAAAACTCGACTGGTGGGGGAAAGACCGCCCCCACGGCTTTGCACTAAGAAGAATCTCTTCCTGGCCCGGTCGAGAAAAGGCCCTGAAGGCCGGCTGCCCAGAAGCGCCACAGGGGACCCAGGACATGTGGGCCCTTAAACGTGTAATCAGTTGATAATTTTGCAACAAAAAGTGTAAGTTTAGAAATTTACTCTTATGTCTGATGTGTCCTGGTTGTGTAGTGTGTTGTAAATTTTGTTTGTCTTCAGCGATGTCGAGCATATAATCACATGGTTATAATCCAAGTAATAAGCAGTTTGTATGTTTGGTAAAAATCACTGTGTTGCATGGAATCAGGAGTATTAGGTTGTTTCCATATAACCTTATCATAATTGTTATACTGAAGATGCTTAAAAAGAAAGGACTCACAGATGGAAAATTTTAGTCTGCCATTATGCACATACAGGATATCCAAAGAAAACAGCTATCTAACGAATCTAAGCTGATTTCATACCAATTTGCATAATTGTCTGTCATCTGCTTATCGTTCCTACCATCTAGATGAATTGAATAGTGTGATGTGATGTTTTCCTTTTTATCCCAAGCATTGCTATGTTCCTGGCTTTCAGATTTCTTTTCTTATTGCACGTTGTTCTGTGATCATATAAATGTTTGTTAATATATATCGTATTTGAATCCAATAAATTGCAGGTTGAAGATCTATCTAAGGAGGCTCAGGTTGAAAGAGAGCTCATGCTTATAAAACTCAATGTTGAACCAGATCAACGTGCTGATGTAAGATATGCTGTTGACTTGTATCTGCAATCACTGAATTAGTATATTGGTAATGGTACTTCCATACGCAGTTGCAACAATACTCTTAATGTGCTGTTTCTTCTCATGGTTGATAGGTCATGTTTGTAGCTACTGTTTTCAGAGCGAAAGTTGTTGATATTTCTGAGAACAGCTTAACTCTGGAGGTAAAAACTCTTGATCTCCAACAGTTCTGCATATGGTATATGTGTTCCTTGCTTTATGCTGGAAGAAGCCCTTTGATGCTTATTTGATCAATGCTGTAGGTAACTGGAGATCCTGGGAAAATTGTTGCGGCACAAAGGAACTTAAGCAAATTTGGGATCAAAGAAATTTGTCGGACGGGAAAAGTATTttctgaatcatttgctgcttacATGCATGGGCATATTTTCTGAATCATTTGCTGCCTACATCCACATGCATATTTTCTTCATTAGCTAATTCTTATCTTCCAACGTTCTTAGATTGCTTTGAGGCGTGAAAAGATCGGAGCAACTGCACGTTTCTGGGGATTTTCTGCTGCTTCTTACCCAGACCTTGTAGAAGCATCGCGTAAAAATCCTCTTACCTCTGTGAATAAGACGGTTAATGGCAGTTTTGATCAACCATCCAGTGCTGGGGTATGTTTCTGTGTTTATAAGACTAACTCCATGTTTGTTGCCCatttcctcttgttcttcttgtccTATTATATCCGTTCTAAAAGGTGGCGTGTAGCTTTAGGAGTACCTTTTAGGACACTGCTGTATGCAGATTAAATGTACTTCGTAAGCTATGCTTGAGAGATGCCCCTTGTGTGGATAATGCAAGAAAGATTTTGAggtgaaagaaaagaaagaacttgCGAACTGGTGTATCTTTAATAGTTATTTAATGGAAACAAATGAAACTAAACTTCTTGCCACTGTAGAAATCCCAGTGTAGCCATCGCTCCATAAGTGGTTCTTTTTAGAGGAAAATTAATTTGTATACCCGGTTATAGGAAatcaaaaaatagaaagaaaaatagagTTCATACAGCGAAACTGGGGAGACCTCCATTCATATAAAACTGAAGACCACACTTAGGAATCACCACAAGACTTTTAAATGTGCAACCGAAGCAACATAACTGAGAAAAATATTTCCAGATTTTCAGTAAACATATTAGATACACTAgcaaaaggcccgtgcgttgcaacgggagaaaaaaaataccacacgcttttaatctttttataatcattttgatttattaaaataatgatggagcgcgggttgaataataaaaattacaggggcttttttataaaaatgccgcggtgggttttccgacggaagcaatagcctctttattattaggtatagattattACAGTATGTATGTCTATTGCTACTGATTCTTATAACATGTGGTTGTTTTGACTTTGAACTGTGTATGCAGGGTGATGTTTATCCCGTGGAACCTTATGAGAGCTTGTCCATGAACCAAGTACTTGATGCCCATTGGGGTGttcttgatgatgaagatgtaagTTCAAAGAATTCCAGTTTTGCAAAAGAAACATCGTCTGTTTTTCAATTAAAATGACATATAGACTGTATGCACTGTTTATTTCAAAGCTGGATCTAATTCTCTTTTGACTGCAGTGTGTTCTCATTTTGCCTCTTCATTTATATTGCAAATAGTCAAATATAAACAAAGGCCTCTGTAGCTTTAAGCATCACAGTGCTTAATCGACATGATAATATGTGCTGTAGTAATGGTGCAGCTTCTAAGCTAACGATGACTTTGTTTGGTACAGTCAAGCGGGCTTCGCTCACATACTCTCTCCATCCTTGTGAATGATTGTCCGGGTGTCCTCAACATTATAACAGGGGTCTTTGCTCGCAGAGGGTACAGTATACAGGTTTGTCAAAACTTCTGTTCATTGTTGTTGTGTATGTGCCAGGCTTGTTATCAATGAGACCGTACTACTGCCCAGAGCCTTGCTGTTGGCCCAGCTGAAAAGGAAGGCATTTCACGTATTAcaacagttgttcctggaactgaTGAATCCATTGGGAAGTTAGTTCAGCAGCTTTACAAGCTTATCGATGTACATAAGGTAAATGACATGCAATCTGTTAGATCAATCATTTGTGCTAGCAAATACTTTGGGCTAATGCAAAACATGTGACCATCACAGGTTGATGATTTAACTGACTTACCTTTTGCCGAAAGAGAACTGATGGTTATCAAAGTATCGGGAAACACCGCTGCTCGGAGGGAGATACTAGATATTGGTAATATCTTCCGGGCAGAATGTGTGGATCTTTCTGATCACACAGTTACACTACAGGTGAGCTTCTTTCATGGTTAGGTATTTGTCTGTCTGATGTTTTTTAGAACACACTATGCCCTGATTTCCTCTTTTATGGGAACAGTAGTTTGGTAGCAAACTAGTAACAGGATGAATTGTTGGCATAAAAAGATTGAATGTTTGACATGACTGCAACTATTTATTCTGCTTTATTTAAGGCTATTTAATCACTGACAAAAACTCTTGCATAATTATACCTTCTGATACTATGTAGCTTACTGGGGATCTTGACAAGATGGTTGCACTACAAAGACTGTTGGAGCCTTATGGCATATGTGAGGTATGTTGATTGGTTTCGCCTCTTCATTGTTGATTTCTTGTGACTAGGAACAAGTAATTCTAGATGAGCTTTTTGGtattttaattctgttttgttgctATCCTATTGACGATGTGAAATAATGTCAATTTCATTCTTGTGAGTCGATTGTTATGTGATGGAATCTAAGTTTGCAAATAATTTAAATCCACGTATTTGAGCTCGCATTCTTACCATGATAAATGCTTAGTATTGTTTCTCAAGTCTCAACATACCCTGCAGTCAATCGGAGTTTATCAAAATAATTAATGGAAAACATTTCTAGATGTAAGATTTGTCCTCAGCCTGTGTTGATGATTTCAGGGTACAATTGTAGGTCCCTGGAACAACTTCAAGGCAATTCTGTGTCAGTTAGAGAAAGAAGAAcaatagtactccctctgtaaagaaatataagagcgttttgttcattaaaatagtgatctaaacgctcttatatttgtttacggagggagtacattctaTAAAAATAAACAATGGAAACATTTCTAGATGTTAAGACTTGTGTGCTGTCTGTGCTGAGGATTCAGGGCATGGCTGTACCTTCTTTTCTTGGCACTGAGTCATTTTTCAATCATCTGGACATGCATTCATCCCCGCAATATGATGTGCTAATGTTGTTCCTATGCTCCCTGGAACAATAAATCTTTATGTTCCACATGTAACAGAATGCTTTATTTGTGTTCAACCACATTTTTTTTTGTTCTGAAAAATTAACCGTATGCTTTCCTCTCTGTCATGTTCCACACATGGCAGGTCGCCAGAACAGGTCGGGCGGCGCTACTCCGTGAATCCAGGGTTGACTCCAAGTACCTCCGCGGCTACTCTCTTCCATTGTAATAAGAGGTCATGTGCAACGACGACCCAAGAAGGGTCACTTGGTTGAGCTGAGCAGAATGTGTAGGCAGCACAGCTTTTCGTTCTGACGTGTTCTTGTTTAGGATGAATTGCTTCCTCTATGGTACACTTGTCGAATAAACTGTTCTTTGTAGACGCGAGTCAAGGTTTGCCCATGTATTGCACCGACAAGCAGAATAAGTACATGCTTCCTTGTCTCTGCGTTGCTTGTAAGCTGTAACTGTCAGTTAGAACCACGTGCTACATTTTTTTTGGGGGAACTGACTAATGCACTCTTTCCAAACTGACAGTTACAGCTGCCCCAACCCGCTTTTCGCAACGTGGGTTGCAGCTTTCAGATCTCCCTAGTGTAGcaaatagtgacattagcaaataGTGAcattggttgtagcaaaaatcagcTATGGTTCCAACTTGTTTATGGGTTGCAGCAAAAAAACACATGTGGTTCGGGCTCTGGCTTTGGCCGGTTGAAGCAAAAAATAATGCTGGTTCCAACATCACCTTTGTGAGTCCGACGAGGTGTGGGTTGCGTTCAGAGTGGGAGGAAGGAGGCACCGTTCATGGCGTCTTGCGGTTCGTCGCAGCGGTCTAGGGCAGCTTGCGTGTCCTGGTGTCTTGCGGTTCGTCGCAGCAGTCTAGGGCAGCTTGCGTGTCCTGCCGAAGACTCGGCCGGACTGCCGATTATAAAAATTTCCCTAACGACAAAGGGTTTCTCCCtgctttatattataaagcaaccaACGGAGACATCCACGATGGGGTGCAGCACAAACAAGCCGAaaaaagaaaatgagagaaagagaaacAAATGTCGACACTGACAGAACAACGTAGCAAAGATGATCGGCAACCGCCGCACCCTCCGGAGAAGTACCACCGTGCTCCTAGCACTTCGAGGCGTTGCGTACCGAGCAACACCTTGAAGAAGGAATGGGACGACAACTCCCTTCAGGAAGGCCCGATGACGCTCGCATGCGTCGCCGCATCGGAGCCGGACGAGTCGTCGGGGATTTCTCCCGACCCAAACACAAACCACCACCCCGGACGCTCCGTAGTGTACCGCCCAACCCGCCGCCCCATCATCATGTGCCACCACGGTCACCGAACCAACTCCGTCGTCGTACTGAGTCCACCGACACGAGACCTGGAGGACGAAAGAGGAGACAATGGGCTCTGGGGCATCCACAACACACTCGACAGGAGGGACATCCTCCACCGCCATCACGGAGCCGACCGGATGTGACGGTAGGGACCTACCAGGCCCCTACTTGGCCAGTTGGACCCAAATGGATGTGGACAGTCCCTGCCACCCTGTTGCAGCTCGCTGACCGACGAAGTCGCCACCTTCCGCAGTCCACCGCCACCTCGCGACCACCACCAGGGAGCAGCGCTGCCGCGCTCCGACCCGCCGGACCGCTGAaaacacaacttctccctaggtgggtttgctaattaataacaacatatatgtcattgaactaatgattctaccaagtatatttcacgaaaagttcaatgatggattgactaaggattgtgaggagatcccctagatgcaagaaacatctattggcaacaagcttcaagactctacattttgcattttgtgagaaatcacacttgagtccataggaatgacaatactattaaaaggggatgaggtatctatgatgatctggttgctcaagtgcttagagattagccaccaaaaatagtcataaattttcccacaaatattctATCCAAAACACAAAgtccaaattcggtgccaccaatatttccaaatcAGCCACaccgagttttaccctagacagatcctatgccaaaccctaaggTCTCGGTACCACGAAGTTCAATTTCAGtctgaccgaaaatcagtgaccaagCATATGTCTACCTATTtcaaagaatcggaatttccgatttCTAgaaatcggtgacaccgagtCTCGTAACTGCATAGGTGAGCCAAATCGTACCCTTCGAGATCTATATACCGGTCTCACCGAAACGCCAAaatttgccacattttgcactagtcggtgcaaccaagtttttacttcggtttcaccaagttgggcaataattttATAGCAGTtgtatttttggagatgcctatatataccccttcaccagcctctcattcatagaggaagcactcataacgaaccaacacttgccccatccattttctgagagatatccacctactcatgtgttgatatcaagatattccattcctaccatatgaatcttaatttctagcctcctcaagttgctttccacccaatcaatctcttctacccacaacaaatctgtgagagagtgattgagtgttgcggagactatctttagaagcacaagagcaaggagttcatcatactactgataacccacaagtataggggatgaatcatagtccttttgataagtaagagtgtcgaacacaacaaggagcagaaggaaatgacaaacggttttcagcaaggtattctctgcaagtgctgtaagtaacagtgatagatagttttgtagcaagataattcataacaagtgacaagtaacaatagtaacaaaggtgcatcaaggtagcccaatcctttttgtagcaaaggacaggcctgaaagtactcttatattaagcaaggGCTTcctaggacacatgggaatttctgtctagtcacattcatcatgttgagttgattcgcgttcactactttgataatttaatatgtgggtggatcggtgctaaggtgttgtgcttacttgaacaaacaaccaacttatgattaccctctctcgcaagcatccacaactatgaaataagaattaaggtacatctaaccatagcattaaacgcgtggatccaaatcaacccctcatgaagtaacacataaactggggtttaagcttctgtcactctcgcagcgcatcatctacttgttactccataatgacttcccttaggcccataacatggtgaagtgtcatgtagtcgacgttcacatgacaccactaggagaagtagcaacatacatatcataaaaatatcgaacgaataccaactttacatgattacttataacaagacttctcccatgtcctcttgAACAATACTaaatactcacacctcatcaacatgttcaaaatcagaggtataataataatgattaaggatctcaacataatatattccaccaggtaatccaacaaccatcaactacaagatgtaatcaacacaactagtaacccacaaataccaatctgaggttatgacacaaagattggatacaagagatgaactagggttggagatgagatggtgctggtgaagatgttgatgaagattggccctcccacgaaggaggaagcattggtgatgatgatggcttcaattccccctcccggaggggaattccccgacagaatctctgtgccggagagaaaaagggcctttgccaAGGTTTTCGCCTCGAGATGGCGACGCTTTGTCCTGAAAGttttcttatgattttttctatgtcaaaacacaccatataggagaagaggagcgTCGGGAGGCCTGTACGGGGCCtagaagccatcagggtgcgccaAGGGGGTGGGTGGGCATGCCATGTTAGCTCGTGGCCAGTAGGTGCCCcatctggtatatttttggcccaataattcttaaatatttcaTAAAAATTCTTCGTGAATTTTCAGGTCACTTGGAGTGTGTTTTCCCGATACAGAATTCTACTTTCCAGATATTGCCCTCTtcctgatgtaccttgcatattcaaagagaaagggcataagaattatatgataatagggaataatggacaagaataacataaatatcaataagggatcatgatgcaaaatggacatatcaactcccccaagcttagacctcacttgtcctcaagcaaaagccgaccTCGAAAATAATGGCCACGTGATTTGAGAGGGAGAAGTCGATACAAACAAAACAcaaacatgagagcatcatgaataatagcatagcagcaagtattttatcatatatatcctcataaacaagtaacaatccattcacaattattggggtatgaagcataaactttattaacaatcaacaaactatgttctcagtcactaggacaatcataattcatcgtattccagaggagagtctatgtaagagatttcttattggcaagttcacatactcaactattatttaatcttctatgattgctcacgcTCAAGACATATTTGTGGAGCTCATTTTTCCATAGGACACATATGaatatagtgttggggaacgtcgaatgggaaacaaaaattttcctacgcgcacgaagacctatcatggtgatgtccatctacgagaggagatttggatctacgtacccttgtagatcgcacaacaggaagcgttaagaaacgcggttgatgtagtggaacatcctcacgtccctcgatccgccccgcgaaccatcccacgaacggtcccgcgatccatcccacgatccgctccgatctagtgtcgaacggacggcacctccgcgttcagcacacgtacaactcgacgatgatctcgggcttcttgatccaacaagcaagacggagaagtagatgagttctccagcagcgtgacggcgctccggtggtggtgaaggatctactcctgcagggatccgtccgagctccgcagaaatacgatctagaggaagaaccgtggtgtttgtggtcgggcagctgtggcaaaagttgtctcaaatcaaccctaaaactccactatatataggaggaggggaggggaggcttgccttggggtccaagaccccaagggtgcgccagccaaggaggtggaggagtccacctccaatcctagtccaactaggattggaaggtggagtccttcccttccttcccacctctttttttttcttttctctttgattttcttatccttcgcgcataggccttattgggctgtcccaccagcccaccaagggctggtgtgccacccctagggcctatgggcttccccgggtgggttggccccctcccggtgaacatccggaacccattcgtcactcccggtaatgcccgaaaaccttcgagcaatcaaatgaggtcatcctatatatcaatcttcgtctatgGACCATTtaggaaaccatcgtgacgtctgtgatctcatccgggactccaaacaatcggtaaccacacatataactcaactatactaaaacatcaccgaaccttaagtgtgcacaccatgtgggttcgagaactatgcagacatgccccgaggtactccccgatcaatatccaatagcaggacctggatgcccatattggatcctatatattctccgaataactgatcgtttgaacctcagtgtcaaggattcaggcaatcccatatgtcattccctctgtccttcagtatgttacttgcccgagatacgatcgtcggtatctgcatactgctatcccacagacaacaacgccagaagttgacacgttgacagaggttgggcttgcgttggttcttcccttgaggaggaaagggtgatccagcacatgagcagtaagtatttccctcagtttgagaaccaaggtatcgatccagaaggagggtctcgtcaagtccagaaggtttaacattagtacaagaaaacaaactaccccttcttttggtactgtagaaaacttgaattccatctatattgatgatgggctactatattctcactttcccatggctagtaccccccgatactaatcatagtttcatcaaaacaagcaaccaactcaacaaaaatagaatctgtcaaaaacagaccagtctgtagcaatatgtatcctccgtatacttctggtacctcaaaaaatctgacaaattacgacggcctggggaaaaagcatatcaatcagaagcaaaaagaatcaactcaaaatctctttctgaataaaaatgaaaaataatctcgtgagcgaaatgtttctgtctttttccagcaggatcaaacaaccattaccgagactagttataaaagttttgcttggctcaaacaccaaaagaaacacaaaaaacacaatcacaacagaattgtgaaagtgtggacgcaacaaaacagaaggaaaaaagataaattcattgggttgcctcccaacaagcgctattgtttaacgcccttagctaggcatagaagcgatagaatcacttatcatcttgagggttttcatctttcttgctagatgattcaccagtacttttaggaacaaagaaagacttggtgattttattgtgggcaaaatttggattattctgcacagcggaaaaagcggaacccaagttggttataacatcctctagtttgccaatcctagcggaatcatgacctaacttttcgttaactgtgggttccttctcctttaaatttttcaaaaccattcccaccttggatctgtactgagtgatttgattgtggatctttttatccaaattctcaatgagttcaatcgt
This genomic stretch from Hordeum vulgare subsp. vulgare chromosome 6H, MorexV3_pseudomolecules_assembly, whole genome shotgun sequence harbors:
- the LOC123401417 gene encoding acetolactate synthase small subunit 2, chloroplastic-like isoform X2; its protein translation is MSVATAHHLRPSPSAAPDRLTRCAARVSFRPLRRRGVAAGASAGGEATATVSTVAAGAKRDPVRRHTISVFVGDESGMINRIAGVFARRGYNIESLAVGLNKDKALFTIVVSGTDRVLKQVIEQLNKLVNVLNVEDLSKEAQVERELMLIKLNVEPDQRADVMFVATVFRAKVVDISENSLTLEVTGDPGKIVAAQRNLSKFGIKEICRTGKIALRREKIGATARFWGFSAASYPDLVEASRKNPLTSVNKTVNGSFDQPSSAGGDVYPVEPYESLSMNQVLDAHWGVLDDEDSSGLRSHTLSILVNDCPGVLNIITGVFARRGYSIQSLAVGPAEKEGISRITTVVPGTDESIGKLVQQLYKLIDVHKVDDLTDLPFAERELMVIKVSGNTAARREILDIGNIFRAECVDLSDHTVTLQLTGDLDKMVALQRLLEPYGICEVARTGRAALLRESRVDSKYLRGYSLPL
- the LOC123401417 gene encoding acetolactate synthase small subunit 2, chloroplastic-like isoform X1; amino-acid sequence: MSVATAHHLRPSPSAAPDRLTRCAARVSFRPLRRRGVAAGASAGGEATATVSTVAAGAKRDPRDCRVRRHTISVFVGDESGMINRIAGVFARRGYNIESLAVGLNKDKALFTIVVSGTDRVLKQVIEQLNKLVNVLNVEDLSKEAQVERELMLIKLNVEPDQRADVMFVATVFRAKVVDISENSLTLEVTGDPGKIVAAQRNLSKFGIKEICRTGKIALRREKIGATARFWGFSAASYPDLVEASRKNPLTSVNKTVNGSFDQPSSAGGDVYPVEPYESLSMNQVLDAHWGVLDDEDSSGLRSHTLSILVNDCPGVLNIITGVFARRGYSIQSLAVGPAEKEGISRITTVVPGTDESIGKLVQQLYKLIDVHKVDDLTDLPFAERELMVIKVSGNTAARREILDIGNIFRAECVDLSDHTVTLQLTGDLDKMVALQRLLEPYGICEVARTGRAALLRESRVDSKYLRGYSLPL